In Chitinibacter sp. FCG-7, the genomic stretch GAAGGATTAACCAGCGAGAAATGGATTGTGCTGGGCGATGGCGAGGTGCGCGTGTAATGAGTGTGCCAGCCGAACTCCTCGCCTTGCGCGAGCAAATCGACGCGCTCGATCAGCAGCTGTTTAGCGTACTGGCCGAGCGTTTCAAAGTCACCGCCCAGGTGGGGCAGTTGAAAAAGCAGCATCAACTGCCAGCGCAAGACGCCACCCGCGAAGCCCAGCAATTGGAAAAAACCGCAGCGCTGGCGGCGCAAACCGGGCTCGATCCCGACTTTGCCCAGCGCCTGCAGCGGCTGATTCTGGACGAGGTCGTGGCACAGCATAAATTGTGCTGAGCCCAATTTGATGCAGAAAATCGGCATCTTTGGCGGCACGTTTGACCCAATTCACTACGGGCACATTGAATTGGCGCGTTGTATGCGTGATCAATTGCAGTTGGCTGAAGTGCGGCTGATTCCTACCGGTTTGCCGCCGCATCGCCCGCCATCACGCGTTTCTCCGCAGCAGCGTTTTGACTGGGTGCAGGCGGCCATCGCAGGCGAAGCGGGCTTGATTGCTGATGATAGGGAAGTTCGTCGTGAGGGGTATTGCTATACAATCGACACGCTGATTGAGCTGCAGCAAGATACCCCTAATGCCTTGCTGGTGTGGCTGATCGGCGCTGATTCGTGGCTGAATTTGGCTCGCTGGCACCGCTGGCGCGAGCTGCTCGACATCGGGCACTTGCTGATTGCGGCTCGGCCAGACTATGCTTTTGATGGCTTAAGCGCTGATTTATCAGAAGAATTTGCCATTCGGCACGTAATAGCCAACACCGACACCCTGTCTCGGGGTAAAATCAGCCTAT encodes the following:
- the nadD gene encoding nicotinate-nucleotide adenylyltransferase, yielding MQKIGIFGGTFDPIHYGHIELARCMRDQLQLAEVRLIPTGLPPHRPPSRVSPQQRFDWVQAAIAGEAGLIADDREVRREGYCYTIDTLIELQQDTPNALLVWLIGADSWLNLARWHRWRELLDIGHLLIAARPDYAFDGLSADLSEEFAIRHVIANTDTLSRGKISLLSSPLMPVSSTLVREMLARGEDVSALTPVYEQIVASGLYRF
- a CDS encoding chorismate mutase, whose product is MSVPAELLALREQIDALDQQLFSVLAERFKVTAQVGQLKKQHQLPAQDATREAQQLEKTAALAAQTGLDPDFAQRLQRLILDEVVAQHKLC